A portion of the Sulfuricurvum kujiense DSM 16994 genome contains these proteins:
- a CDS encoding cell division ATP-binding protein FtsE, which translates to MDKVIIAENLSLSYKEFETIISKASFSIDAGAFVFVTGASGSGKSTLLKSLYGAIEPRAGQLMVGGVKMNRISTSKLNFLRRHIGIVFQDYKLIKEWTIEKNVMLPLIISGYTKDISGPQVQKLLGHVKLIHQAGKYPPELSGGEQQRVAMARALAHNPILILADEPTGNLDEYSSEVIWNLLEGANTQLKTTIVVVTHRIPSSIKVPYKHYHIEMGNIHEVS; encoded by the coding sequence ATGGATAAAGTTATTATCGCCGAAAATCTCTCCCTTTCGTACAAAGAGTTTGAAACCATCATCAGCAAAGCAAGTTTCTCGATCGATGCGGGGGCTTTTGTTTTTGTCACCGGTGCCAGCGGAAGCGGCAAATCCACCTTGTTGAAATCGCTCTACGGTGCGATCGAACCACGTGCGGGGCAGCTGATGGTCGGCGGGGTGAAGATGAACCGCATCAGTACCTCGAAGCTCAATTTTCTCCGCCGACATATCGGAATCGTCTTCCAAGATTATAAGCTGATCAAAGAGTGGACAATTGAGAAAAACGTGATGCTTCCGCTCATCATCTCAGGCTATACCAAAGACATCAGCGGACCGCAGGTGCAAAAACTCCTCGGCCACGTTAAACTGATCCATCAAGCGGGAAAATATCCCCCTGAACTCTCCGGAGGAGAACAGCAGCGTGTCGCCATGGCGCGTGCCCTCGCCCACAACCCGATCCTGATTCTGGCGGATGAACCGACCGGAAACTTGGACGAATATTCATCCGAAGTGATCTGGAATCTGTTGGAGGGGGCGAACACCCAGCTCAAAACGACCATCGTCGTCGTAACCCACCGCATCCCCTCTTCCATAAAAGTTCCGTATAAACATTATCATATTGAGATGGGGAATATCCATGAAGTCTCTTAA
- the trmB gene encoding tRNA (guanosine(46)-N7)-methyltransferase TrmB, which produces MPHLNLESFKPLTYPTQCGEVEFLFQADYKNPDEGALIATRYKGREFFLVYKNGAKKLLKSDKITRPSPNFILKHALLAYAECSGSPILDSNVDNAPENTHLKTHDALKTISYFAENFPKNREVRIEVGFGSARHLLHQAAANPDVLFIGLEIHKPSIEQALKQIVIQNITNIMIIDYDARLFLEFVPSNIVGKIYVHFPVPWDKKPHRRVISEAFLKESERALRVGGTLELRTDSENYYRFALETFSSPAISRFDVRKNQEIAIVSKYEDRWKKMEKNIYDVTFTCEAESPEPDIIGNFTFSGGAVDPKIIDRLSTETYKREWGFLHVERTFTVGENGSMIRLAMGSFDRPESTYVLIENGAARYYPSFPVRSSANLQAHILLDELIHG; this is translated from the coding sequence ATGCCGCATTTAAATCTCGAATCATTTAAGCCCCTCACCTATCCGACGCAATGCGGCGAGGTTGAATTTCTGTTCCAAGCGGACTACAAAAATCCCGATGAGGGGGCACTGATCGCTACCCGTTATAAGGGAAGAGAATTCTTTTTGGTCTACAAAAACGGCGCAAAAAAACTTCTCAAAAGCGATAAGATCACCCGTCCTTCACCTAATTTTATCCTCAAACACGCATTGCTGGCATATGCGGAGTGCTCCGGTTCCCCTATCCTCGATTCAAACGTCGATAACGCACCGGAAAACACCCACCTCAAAACGCACGACGCGCTGAAAACCATCTCCTATTTCGCCGAAAATTTCCCTAAGAATCGTGAAGTGCGTATCGAGGTAGGCTTCGGCTCCGCCCGCCATCTGCTCCATCAGGCGGCCGCAAATCCCGATGTGTTGTTTATCGGGCTGGAGATTCATAAACCTTCCATCGAGCAGGCGCTCAAACAGATCGTGATTCAAAACATCACCAACATCATGATCATCGATTACGACGCACGGCTGTTTTTAGAATTCGTCCCCTCCAACATCGTCGGCAAAATCTACGTCCATTTTCCGGTGCCGTGGGATAAAAAACCGCACCGCCGCGTTATCTCCGAAGCGTTTTTGAAAGAATCCGAACGTGCCTTGCGCGTCGGCGGTACGCTGGAACTGCGCACCGACAGCGAAAACTACTACCGTTTTGCGCTGGAAACTTTCAGTTCGCCCGCGATCAGCCGTTTCGACGTGCGTAAAAACCAAGAGATCGCTATCGTGAGCAAATATGAAGATCGCTGGAAAAAGATGGAAAAAAACATCTATGACGTCACCTTCACCTGCGAAGCAGAGTCTCCCGAACCTGATATCATCGGAAATTTTACATTCTCCGGCGGTGCAGTCGATCCGAAAATTATCGACCGTCTCTCCACTGAGACCTACAAACGCGAGTGGGGATTTTTGCATGTCGAGCGCACCTTCACCGTCGGTGAAAACGGCAGTATGATCCGTCTGGCGATGGGGAGTTTCGATCGTCCCGAAAGCACCTATGTTTTGATCGAAAACGGTGCTGCCCGATACTACCCTTCGTTTCCCGTCCGCTCCTCCGCAAATCTCCAAGCCCACATCCTATTAGACGAGTTGATCCATGGATAA
- a CDS encoding murein hydrolase activator EnvC family protein — protein MKTSFSLVLIALLSTSLYSAKIDEKIKTTSKKLIETKQTYSTLNAKLEETASKIIQQRQIVGSQQEHINSLVEELQSKETIYQSNKSTLKGLETQQNFLIKTQNEIEQRLVFAIARNTSISLLINDDRAKEADAIITEEALKLHLKQINQEIKDLNAIFVANNEKINGLASQTTVLKKSIAVIDQQKNKVLETKKENEKAIAKLEKEKSEYKKSLDKILNQQRSLQNTLASLNIIKRAELKPKKAPPPLQKPGSKPIPADVQQAVAQYSPSSVAAYSGERTIAPLDGYVVTKRFGPYTDPIYGIKIFNDSVSLRPTESDAKVKSVLNGKVILAKPTAMLENVIIIEHDNGLHTIYAHLNIIAPTVEVGKRLKQGSIIGRVGKELMFQVTQRNAHIDPMQMIR, from the coding sequence ATGAAAACCTCTTTTTCCCTTGTTCTCATTGCATTGCTCTCTACATCGCTGTATTCGGCAAAAATCGATGAGAAGATCAAAACCACCTCCAAAAAGTTGATTGAAACAAAACAGACCTATTCCACGCTCAATGCGAAATTGGAAGAGACAGCCTCCAAAATCATTCAGCAGCGCCAAATCGTCGGTTCCCAGCAGGAACATATTAATTCTCTTGTCGAAGAGCTTCAATCCAAAGAGACAATCTATCAATCCAACAAATCAACCCTCAAAGGGCTGGAAACACAGCAAAACTTCCTGATCAAAACCCAAAACGAAATAGAGCAGCGGCTGGTTTTCGCCATTGCACGTAACACCTCCATCTCTTTGCTGATCAACGATGATCGGGCAAAAGAGGCTGATGCCATCATCACCGAAGAGGCACTGAAGCTTCATCTTAAACAGATCAATCAGGAGATCAAAGATCTCAACGCTATTTTTGTTGCCAATAATGAAAAGATTAACGGGCTCGCATCCCAAACGACCGTCCTTAAAAAATCGATTGCCGTAATCGATCAGCAAAAAAACAAGGTTTTAGAAACTAAAAAAGAGAATGAAAAGGCGATTGCCAAACTCGAAAAAGAGAAAAGTGAGTATAAAAAATCGTTAGATAAGATTCTCAATCAGCAGCGTTCGCTACAAAATACTCTTGCCAGTCTCAACATTATAAAACGCGCAGAGCTTAAACCTAAAAAAGCACCTCCTCCGCTTCAAAAACCGGGCAGCAAACCGATCCCTGCTGACGTGCAGCAAGCGGTGGCACAATACAGCCCTTCCAGCGTTGCGGCCTATTCGGGTGAACGTACCATCGCTCCGCTGGACGGGTATGTCGTAACCAAACGGTTCGGTCCCTATACCGATCCGATCTACGGCATCAAAATTTTCAACGATTCCGTCTCTTTGCGTCCGACCGAATCGGATGCCAAAGTCAAATCGGTCCTGAACGGCAAAGTTATTTTGGCCAAACCGACGGCTATGCTTGAAAACGTCATTATTATCGAGCACGATAACGGCCTGCACACCATCTATGCCCACCTAAACATCATCGCCCCTACCGTAGAGGTAGGCAAACGGCTAAAACAGGGTTCGATCATCGGAAGGGTCGGAAAAGAGCTGATGTTCCAGGTCACCCAGCGCAATGCCCACATCGATCCGATGCAGATGATACGTTGA